In one Chitinophaga sancti genomic region, the following are encoded:
- a CDS encoding phosphoribosyltransferase-like protein → MLGDLSKKISTILNDYENNRMTEEHVVKWVCQFDEADRVFILEELSIIFEKTYLTKDECKNFLKVAINYLTKTYGYSSGEELMVNTVILDLQKDGKSQKELIDLLGEVLQENYNMTLDNCGQTHSHYLYLDDVLATGNTLFTNLCNWLKSSNAHNAAITNYEYIKQKDIKVSLCFTCLHSWGANNTEYRLMMEFDDKIKKYIKFSRAYEIENNAKAYNSKLNLMIPIADQPNEIKAYLTSLDADKYEDRAYRKEGTPISETLFSSAANRIRLENIFLRKGIEILSQVKTLTVKQIRPLGYTIKSHKTFGLGTMFFTYRNIPNNCPIVFWWGNNWYPLFNLKNRGNS, encoded by the coding sequence ATGCTTGGAGATTTATCGAAAAAAATCTCGACAATCTTAAACGATTATGAAAATAATCGAATGACAGAGGAGCACGTCGTCAAATGGGTATGCCAATTTGATGAAGCTGATCGAGTATTTATACTTGAGGAATTAAGTATCATTTTTGAAAAAACGTATTTAACAAAAGATGAATGTAAAAATTTTTTAAAAGTAGCTATAAACTACCTCACTAAAACATATGGATATTCATCTGGAGAAGAACTCATGGTTAACACTGTAATTTTGGACTTACAAAAAGATGGTAAGAGCCAAAAAGAATTAATTGATCTGTTGGGTGAGGTTTTGCAAGAAAATTATAACATGACTTTGGATAACTGTGGACAAACACATTCTCATTATCTTTATTTAGATGATGTGTTAGCTACAGGAAATACATTATTTACCAATCTTTGTAACTGGTTAAAATCCTCTAATGCTCACAATGCAGCAATTACTAATTACGAATACATTAAGCAAAAAGATATTAAAGTAAGTTTATGCTTTACATGTTTACACAGTTGGGGAGCGAATAACACAGAATATCGGCTAATGATGGAATTTGATGATAAAATTAAAAAATACATTAAGTTCAGTAGAGCATATGAAATCGAAAATAACGCTAAAGCTTACAATTCTAAGTTGAATTTGATGATTCCAATAGCAGATCAACCAAACGAAATTAAGGCCTACCTTACTTCTCTAGATGCAGATAAATATGAGGATAGAGCTTATCGTAAGGAAGGAACTCCAATTTCTGAGACGTTATTTTCCTCAGCTGCTAACAGAATAAGGCTTGAAAACATTTTTCTTCGAAAAGGCATTGAGATTTTAAGTCAAGTTAAAACATTAACAGTTAAACAGATTAGGCCCTTAGGCTACACTATTAAAAGCCATAAAACATTTGGATTAGGTACAATGTTTTTTACTTATAGGAACATTCCTAATAATTGCCCTATAGTGTTTTGGTGGGGGAATAATTGGTATCCATTATTTAATCTTAAAAATAGAGGTAATAGCTAA
- a CDS encoding IS5 family transposase, with the protein MRPKYTLLTDLHWQSIEKLLADKRKRKYCLRNIFNAILWVCRTGCQWRNLSSEFPYWQIVYYYFNKWKKNGFFEKVMSKVVRKERMRQGRNYAPSTGAIDSQRIKKSPFINIETGIDGGKHIDGRKRHLAVDSLGLPIAISVSAADIHDSVGGFDLLWRIEKNSSRMKLIRTDMAYRGEFSDTVEQHYKWNIEITQKPPTVKGFIPQTGRWQVERSFAWLNFFRRLDKDHERLPESSVAFIQVAFINILLK; encoded by the coding sequence CAAAAGAAAGCGTAAATATTGTCTTCGAAACATATTTAATGCTATTCTATGGGTCTGCAGAACGGGTTGTCAATGGCGCAATTTAAGCAGCGAATTCCCTTACTGGCAAATCGTTTACTATTATTTTAACAAGTGGAAGAAAAATGGATTCTTTGAAAAGGTTATGAGTAAGGTTGTAAGAAAAGAAAGAATGAGGCAGGGCCGAAATTATGCACCTTCTACAGGAGCGATTGATAGCCAGCGTATAAAAAAAAGTCCATTTATAAATATAGAAACAGGCATTGATGGCGGAAAGCATATTGATGGACGAAAAAGGCACCTGGCGGTGGATAGCCTGGGCTTACCAATAGCAATCAGTGTTAGTGCAGCAGATATTCATGACTCAGTAGGTGGATTTGACTTATTGTGGAGAATAGAAAAAAATAGTTCAAGAATGAAGCTTATTCGTACTGACATGGCTTACAGAGGTGAATTTAGTGATACGGTTGAACAGCACTATAAATGGAATATAGAAATAACTCAGAAACCGCCGACAGTAAAAGGTTTTATTCCACAAACCGGTAGGTGGCAGGTTGAACGATCATTCGCGTGGCTGAATTTTTTCAGAAGGTTAGATAAGGATCATGAAAGGCTACCTGAATCATCTGTTGCATTCATCCAGGTAGCTTTCATTAATATACTTCTAAAATGA